The segment TTCACCATTGACCATACACAATTTTTGATTTAAACTTTTTTAAGATAACATGGACTTATTACGTTTTATAACCGCAGGTAGTGTAGATGATGGCAAAAGCACATTGATCGGTCGTTTGCTGTACGACAGCAAAAACATTCTCATCGATCAACTGGAAGCGTTGGAAAAATCAACCAAGAACCGCACAGATGGTTCAGTTGATCTGGCGTTGTTGACAGATGGTCTGCGTGCAGAAAGAGAACAAGGTATCACTATTGATGTGGCCTACCGTTATTTCACAACACCAAAGCGTAAGTTCATTATTGCTGATGCTCCGGGACATGTGCAATACACAAGAAACATGATCACGGGTGCAAGTAATGCCAACCTCATTATCATTTTGGTTGATGCAAGACAAGGTGTGGTTGAACAAACACGTCGTCATTCCATCATTGCTTCGTTGCTGAAGATCAAACATGTGGTGGTAGCGATCAACAAAATGGATCTGGTTGAATATTCGCAGGATGTGTACAACAACATTGTTATTGATTATGCCGATGTAGCACAGCAATTAGGATTGAAAGATGTCACTTATATTCCAATCAGTGCATTGAATGGCGATAACATCGTAGATAAATCGGAAACAATTACATGGTACGATGGTAAACCATTACTTGAGTTTCTTGAAGCCGTTGAAATTGATAACGACATCAATTTAACTGATCCACGTTTCCAGGTGCAGTTAGTGATTCGTCCGCAAACAGAAGAACTCCATGATTACCGTGGCTATGCCGGCCAGGTAACAAGTGGTATTTACAAAGTGGGCGATAAAGTAACTGTATTGCCTGCCGGTATTGAAACAACCATCAGTACGTTGGAAGTAGGTGGCAAATCAGTTGATGAAGTATTTGCACCGCAGAGCGTAACCATTCAATTGGCAGATGATATTGATATCAGCCGTGGCGATTCAATTGTAAAATCAGACAATCAACCACAAGTAAGCAATGAGCTTGAAGTGATCCTTTGCTGGATGGATGACAAGCCATTGATCCCCGGTAACAAGTATTACCTGCAGCATGGCAGCCGTTTGGTACGTTCTGTTGTAAAGCAGGTAGAATATAAATTGGATGTAAACAGTTTGCAGCAGCAACCCGTTGAAGGAAATGTGAAATTGAACGAAGTGGTAAAAGCTGTGATCAAAACGGCTTCACCGGTTGTGTTTGATTCTTACGGTAAGCTTAGTGAAAACGGAAACGCCGTCCTGATCGATGAAACAAGCAACAGCACTGTGGCGGCAGTTTTAATACAATAAAAAACCGAAAGGTTTTTTTATGATCAAAAACTCTACTCGCAGAGTAGAATAATAAAACAAAGAAACGACATGTCAAACCAACTTCATACAACAAGCGGCAAAGTGATCATTGCAGGAGCAGGTCCCGGAGATGCAGATCTCATTACCGTGAAACTGCAGCAACGTCTGGCAGAAGCAGATGTAATTATTGTTGATCGACTGGTAAATCCAGAGATCACTGATTTGTATGCACGGCCTGATGCGTTGGTATTGATGACCGGTAAGCAAGGTTATCATGACGGATCTGTTGCGCAGGAAGATATTAATAAGTTGTTGGTTGGTCATGCAAGGAATGGTAAGACAGTTTTGCGTTTGAAAGGTGGTGATGTGGCTTTCTTCAGCAATGTGCTGGATGAGTTACAAAGTCTACAGGAAGCGGAAATTCCGTTTGAAATTATTCCCGGCATCACGGCTGCTTCAGGTGCATCGGCTTATGCAGGTATTCCGTTAACAGCAAGAGGTTATGCCAAAGCGGTTCAGTTCATCACATTTAATCCTTGTAGTTTTTACAGCCGTGATCAATGGAAAGCATGGGCAACATCAACCGATACATTGGTGTTTTATATGGCTGCACGTAACCTCGAAGGTTTAACGGAGTTGCTGTTGCGTCATTCTAAAAAACCAAACACGCCGCTTGCGGTTATTGAGCAGGCCACAACAGAATTTCAACAAGTCCATATAACAACAGTTAGCAATTGCGCCATCGATTTTGCTGATAAGAAGTTCAGTTCACCTTCACTGGTCATTATTGGAGATGTGGTGAAGTTGCATGAACAATTCAATTGGTACGAGGCCAGCAAAGCTGGTTCTGTTTTTCACGAATTAGTGACTGTTAAATAAAGTATTCTATGATTGGCGATTTACGATTAAAGAAATTACACGAGTTTTTTGAAGGTTATTCCAAAGAAGAATTGATTTGGGTGAATGGTTATTTGTCAGGCCTTGTAAGCAATGGCAAGGTGAATGGGAATGCTGATACAAATGGCCAGGATCATAAAGCAGTGTCAACAAAAAAGATCACACTTGCTTTTGGCACTGAAACAGGCAATTCAAAAAAACTGGCTACACAACTTGCTGCAGCCGGTAAGAAACATGGTGTAATTGTAAAGCTTACTGATCTCAGCCAATACCGTGTTGCTGATCTTCCAAAAGAAGAATTCTTTTTTGTGGTGATCAGTACACAGGGCGAAGGTGAACCACCAATACCCGCCAAAAAGTTTTACGATTATATTCATGAAAATGAATTGTCGCTTCCAAATTTAAAATTCAGTGTGTTGGCATTGGGCGACACGTCTTACCCGATGTTTTGCAAAACAGGTGAAGATGTTGATGCACGCTTTAAAGCATTTGGCGCAAAAGAAGTAGTGCCTATTCAGAAATGTGATGTGGATTATGAAGAAGATGCACAAGCATGGTTCAATAAAGTATTACAGGTTGTAGAAAATCAAACCGCAGTTGCTACAGCTGTTGTTGAACCTGCGGCTGCTGTTAAAAAACCAACAGGAAAAAAACATTACCACGGTACTATTCTGACGAATATTAATTTAAACGATCGTGGTTCAAGAAAAGCAACCTATCATATTGAAATCGGAACGGATGAACCGATTGCATATGAACCAGGCGATACAATTGGCATTGTTCCAAATAACAGAGCCGATGTAGTAGATCGTATTTTATCACTCACAGGTATTGCTGCTGATAAAGTGATTGTAACCGCAAAATCAGAAGGAACAGTAAAAGAATTGTTGTTGCATAATCTGAATATCTGTTACCTGTTGACATCAACAATCAAAAAATACGCAACGCTTACTCAACAGGAAATTCCTGATACAAGAATGGATCTTGTTGATCTCTTGCGTATTTATCCTGTAAAAGATGCAGCTCAGTTTGAAGATGTGGTGAAAATATTAATGCCGATTGCACCACGTTTGTATTCGGTGTCTTCTTCACCAGCAGCGCATGGTGAAAATGAAATTCATATCACGGTAGCGAAGAATGCATTTTTATCACAGGATGAACAACGTTGGGGTTTGTGCAGCGAGTTTCTCGGTGATTTGCCGGTAGGTTCGCCAATTACATTCTATGTGCACAAGGATAAAAATTTCAAATTACCTGCTGCTGATAAAGATGTGATCATGATCGGCCCCGGTACTGGTGTAGCTCCTTTCCGATCGTTCCTTGCAGAAAGGGATGCAACCGGAGCAAACGGAAGAAACTGGTTCTTCTTTGGTGAGCAACATTTCACAACTGATTTTCTCTACCAAACAGAAATGCAGAATTATGTGGAGACAGGTGTGTTGACGAATATCAGTCTTGCTTTTTCAAGAGATCAGCAGGAGAAAGTATATGTGCAGCATCGCATCAAAGAAAAGGCTGCTGAGTTTTTTCAA is part of the Lacibacter sediminis genome and harbors:
- a CDS encoding sulfate adenylyltransferase subunit 1, whose protein sequence is MDLLRFITAGSVDDGKSTLIGRLLYDSKNILIDQLEALEKSTKNRTDGSVDLALLTDGLRAEREQGITIDVAYRYFTTPKRKFIIADAPGHVQYTRNMITGASNANLIIILVDARQGVVEQTRRHSIIASLLKIKHVVVAINKMDLVEYSQDVYNNIVIDYADVAQQLGLKDVTYIPISALNGDNIVDKSETITWYDGKPLLEFLEAVEIDNDINLTDPRFQVQLVIRPQTEELHDYRGYAGQVTSGIYKVGDKVTVLPAGIETTISTLEVGGKSVDEVFAPQSVTIQLADDIDISRGDSIVKSDNQPQVSNELEVILCWMDDKPLIPGNKYYLQHGSRLVRSVVKQVEYKLDVNSLQQQPVEGNVKLNEVVKAVIKTASPVVFDSYGKLSENGNAVLIDETSNSTVAAVLIQ
- the cobA gene encoding uroporphyrinogen-III C-methyltransferase, translated to MSNQLHTTSGKVIIAGAGPGDADLITVKLQQRLAEADVIIVDRLVNPEITDLYARPDALVLMTGKQGYHDGSVAQEDINKLLVGHARNGKTVLRLKGGDVAFFSNVLDELQSLQEAEIPFEIIPGITAASGASAYAGIPLTARGYAKAVQFITFNPCSFYSRDQWKAWATSTDTLVFYMAARNLEGLTELLLRHSKKPNTPLAVIEQATTEFQQVHITTVSNCAIDFADKKFSSPSLVIIGDVVKLHEQFNWYEASKAGSVFHELVTVK
- a CDS encoding diflavin oxidoreductase, encoding MIGDLRLKKLHEFFEGYSKEELIWVNGYLSGLVSNGKVNGNADTNGQDHKAVSTKKITLAFGTETGNSKKLATQLAAAGKKHGVIVKLTDLSQYRVADLPKEEFFFVVISTQGEGEPPIPAKKFYDYIHENELSLPNLKFSVLALGDTSYPMFCKTGEDVDARFKAFGAKEVVPIQKCDVDYEEDAQAWFNKVLQVVENQTAVATAVVEPAAAVKKPTGKKHYHGTILTNINLNDRGSRKATYHIEIGTDEPIAYEPGDTIGIVPNNRADVVDRILSLTGIAADKVIVTAKSEGTVKELLLHNLNICYLLTSTIKKYATLTQQEIPDTRMDLVDLLRIYPVKDAAQFEDVVKILMPIAPRLYSVSSSPAAHGENEIHITVAKNAFLSQDEQRWGLCSEFLGDLPVGSPITFYVHKDKNFKLPAADKDVIMIGPGTGVAPFRSFLAERDATGANGRNWFFFGEQHFTTDFLYQTEMQNYVETGVLTNISLAFSRDQQEKVYVQHRIKEKAAEFFQWIDGGASVYISGTKDPMSKDVEKTLLQVIQDHGKKTSEEAHQYLEQLKKEGRYEKDVY